The Methylotenera sp. G11 genome includes a window with the following:
- a CDS encoding ubiquinone biosynthesis accessory factor UbiJ: MLKEVSTHAIQHLLAQNAWSAPLLQPFAGQSVQLNFVLIKTALVILENGSLAVAGETGAADATITIPPSLLLRLMAKDESARLQVKVDGDTHLATALAKVLSHVRWDYEDDLSRLVGDVPANKIGEFTRRTASTAKDTVTNLAEMLTEYWQEEKPMLAKKRHVEQFNAEVDTLRADVERLEKRLAKLAKNLHIPPAPNNPVS, translated from the coding sequence ATGCTAAAAGAAGTTTCCACGCATGCAATCCAGCATCTGCTTGCACAGAACGCCTGGTCTGCGCCGCTATTGCAGCCTTTCGCCGGCCAGTCTGTGCAATTGAACTTCGTGCTGATCAAGACCGCGCTGGTGATACTCGAAAACGGCAGCCTTGCAGTCGCCGGCGAAACCGGCGCTGCTGACGCCACCATCACGATTCCACCCAGCCTGTTATTGCGCCTGATGGCAAAAGATGAATCTGCCAGGCTGCAGGTCAAGGTAGATGGCGACACGCATCTGGCCACAGCATTGGCCAAGGTGCTATCACACGTACGCTGGGATTATGAAGATGACCTGAGCAGGCTGGTTGGCGATGTACCTGCCAATAAAATCGGTGAATTTACGCGCCGGACTGCAAGCACCGCAAAAGACACTGTGACCAACCTGGCGGAAATGCTGACTGAATACTGGCAGGAAGAAAAACCCATGCTGGCGAAAAAGCGGCATGTTGAACAATTCAACGCTGAAGTAGATACGCTGCGTGCAGATGTCGAGCGGCTGGAAAAGCGGCTGGCTAAACTTGCTAAAAATCTTCATATACCGCCAGCCCCCAACAATCCTGTTTCCTAG
- the ubiE gene encoding bifunctional demethylmenaquinone methyltransferase/2-methoxy-6-polyprenyl-1,4-benzoquinol methylase UbiE: MTTEHNTHFGFKTVAESEKAKKVAEVFHSVADKYDLMNDVMSAGLHRGWKRFAVNISGVSRGDRVLDIAGGSGDLSKLFAQKVGAEGQVILTDINASMLGVGRDRMLDAGLNVPALQCDAEKLPFPDNYFDCVIVAFGLRNMTHKDRALAEMQRVLKAGGRLLVLEFSKVWQPLSKAYDVYSFKLLPLMGKLLAKDAESYQYLAESIRMHPDQETLKQMMTDAGLSKVDYYNLAAGVVALHKGYKT; the protein is encoded by the coding sequence ATGACGACAGAACACAATACGCATTTTGGTTTCAAAACGGTTGCAGAATCTGAAAAAGCAAAGAAAGTTGCTGAGGTTTTTCATTCTGTAGCTGACAAATATGACCTGATGAACGACGTCATGTCGGCAGGGCTGCACCGCGGCTGGAAAAGGTTCGCCGTGAATATCAGCGGCGTAAGCCGCGGTGACAGGGTGCTGGATATTGCCGGTGGCAGCGGTGACTTATCCAAGCTGTTTGCGCAGAAAGTCGGTGCCGAAGGCCAGGTCATACTGACGGACATCAACGCCTCCATGCTGGGCGTAGGCCGTGACCGTATGCTGGATGCAGGCCTGAACGTTCCAGCCTTGCAATGCGATGCGGAGAAACTGCCATTTCCGGACAACTATTTTGACTGCGTGATCGTGGCATTCGGGCTGCGCAACATGACGCATAAAGACCGCGCCCTGGCTGAAATGCAGCGCGTACTCAAAGCCGGCGGCCGACTGCTGGTACTGGAGTTTTCGAAAGTATGGCAGCCCTTATCCAAGGCTTATGATGTCTATTCGTTCAAACTGTTACCGCTGATGGGAAAACTGCTGGCCAAAGATGCCGAAAGCTATCAGTACCTTGCTGAATCCATCCGCATGCATCCGGATCAGGAGACGCTCAAACAGATGATGACAGACGCGGGTTTAAGCAAGGTGGATTACTACAACCTTGCCGCCGGCGTGGTGGCCCTGCACAAAGGGTATAAAACCTGA